In Negativicutes bacterium, a single genomic region encodes these proteins:
- the floA gene encoding flotillin-like protein FloA (flotillin-like protein involved in membrane lipid rafts) — MGTEAIGYLVILAVILIVLSLFFSFVPVGLWISAAASGVKIGIFNLIGMRLRRVAPMKVVSPLIKAVKAGLDLNINQLEAHYLAGGNVDRVVNALIAAQRAEIPLQFERAAAIDLAGRDVLEAVQMSVNPKVIETPLVAAIAKDGIELKAKARVTVRANIDRLVGGAGEQTIIARVGEGIVTTIGSSNTHKDVLENPDRISKTVLSKGLDSGTAFEILSIDIADVDVGRNIGAQLQTDQAEADKRIAQAKAEERRAMAVAREQEMKAAVVEMRAKVVEAEAEVPKAMAQALREGKLGVMDYYNMQNIISDTQMRGSIANSGKAEDSSPPVK; from the coding sequence ATGGGAACTGAAGCGATTGGCTATCTGGTGATTCTTGCGGTTATCCTCATTGTATTATCCCTGTTTTTCAGTTTTGTACCGGTAGGGCTCTGGATTTCCGCTGCAGCTTCCGGTGTCAAAATCGGTATTTTCAATCTAATTGGCATGCGGCTGCGCCGCGTTGCGCCTATGAAAGTAGTGAGTCCTCTGATCAAGGCGGTCAAAGCCGGTCTCGATCTGAATATCAATCAACTGGAGGCGCACTATCTGGCCGGCGGAAACGTTGACAGAGTGGTCAATGCCTTAATTGCCGCGCAGCGCGCGGAAATCCCTTTGCAATTTGAACGCGCAGCCGCGATTGATCTGGCAGGTCGCGATGTCCTGGAAGCAGTTCAGATGAGTGTGAATCCCAAGGTGATTGAAACACCGTTGGTAGCCGCCATTGCGAAAGACGGTATTGAATTGAAAGCCAAAGCCAGAGTCACCGTGCGGGCAAATATCGACCGGCTGGTCGGCGGCGCCGGCGAACAAACAATAATTGCGCGGGTTGGAGAAGGCATCGTAACCACGATCGGTTCTTCCAATACGCACAAAGATGTGTTGGAAAATCCAGACCGCATCTCAAAAACAGTTTTGAGCAAAGGTTTGGACAGCGGCACGGCCTTTGAAATTCTTTCCATCGACATCGCCGATGTCGATGTCGGCCGCAATATTGGAGCCCAGTTGCAAACCGATCAGGCTGAAGCCGACAAGCGCATCGCACAAGCCAAAGCAGAAGAACGGCGGGCGATGGCCGTGGCGCGTGAGCAGGAAATGAAAGCGGCCGTGGTGGAGATGCGGGCCAAAGTGGTCGAAGCGGAAGCCGAGGTCCCCAAAGCGATGGCGCAGGCTTTGCGCGAAGGCAAACTGGGCGTTATGGATTACTACAACATGCAGAATATCATTTCCGATACCCAGATGAGAGGTTCCATCGCGAATAGCGGGAAAGCGGAAGATTCTTCGCCGCCCGTGAAATAA